One genomic window of Prochlorococcus marinus str. NATL2A includes the following:
- a CDS encoding helix-turn-helix domain-containing protein, with product MALNFPFKKSSSGFSDSHDKPSSDNEFFEAINLFKTQRLKIGISLETLSKETKISRNVLIAIENGWKKYLPEKTYLISMIKSLELNLNLEKGSLNGLSIQKDSMNNVSRFKLNFINIDFLNSWIGSLLYFIIMLLSILALNSQQKYLIKINSISTEPIKMEKTFIGDGNVINRAKEN from the coding sequence ATGGCATTAAATTTTCCTTTTAAAAAATCCTCGTCAGGTTTTTCTGATTCTCATGATAAACCTTCCTCTGATAATGAATTTTTTGAGGCAATTAATTTATTTAAAACTCAAAGACTGAAAATTGGAATTTCATTAGAGACACTTTCAAAAGAGACAAAAATCTCAAGGAATGTACTAATAGCTATTGAAAATGGATGGAAAAAATATTTACCCGAAAAAACTTATTTAATTTCAATGATCAAAAGTCTTGAGCTTAATCTCAATTTAGAGAAAGGAAGTTTAAATGGTTTGTCAATACAAAAAGATAGTATGAATAATGTATCGAGATTTAAACTTAATTTTATAAATATAGACTTTCTTAATAGCTGGATTGGAAGCCTATTGTATTTTATAATTATGCTTTTATCAATATTAGCTCTTAATAGTCAGCAAAAATATCTTATAAAAATAAATAGTATTTCCACAGAACCTATTAAGATGGAAAAAACTTTTATAGGAGATGGGAACGTAATTAATAGAGCAAAAGAAAACTAA
- a CDS encoding phosphatidate cytidylyltransferase, with the protein MFLAVSKKRLLSGLIVGVFGFLIVSLGDWWFSIAISIIVHLALLEFFRMAEFTGIRPATKTTLLACQILLFFTQLSSQGYISIEISDAILPLSGAAICGWLLLQPVTGSIADVAASIFGLFYLGFLPSHWIKLRNLLETDLTNNFNLIPADWSPSITFGMLITFSTCFMIVGFDIGSYFVGKKFGNHSLSPISPSKTIEGVIGGLFFSILIGSYFGYLLRWEFGILIGIFIGVLVALFSLVGDLTESMLKRNAGLKDSGNFLPGHGGILDRIDSYLFTPAIVFYIVLLLSPLIIS; encoded by the coding sequence ATGTTTTTAGCTGTTTCCAAAAAGAGATTATTAAGTGGACTTATCGTTGGAGTTTTTGGATTTTTAATAGTCTCTCTTGGTGATTGGTGGTTTTCTATTGCAATAAGTATAATTGTTCATTTAGCTCTTCTAGAGTTCTTTAGGATGGCAGAATTTACTGGAATAAGACCAGCCACTAAGACAACATTATTAGCCTGTCAAATATTACTTTTTTTCACTCAATTATCTTCTCAAGGATATATATCTATTGAAATATCAGATGCTATTTTGCCATTATCTGGGGCTGCTATTTGTGGTTGGTTATTACTCCAACCTGTTACTGGGTCCATTGCTGATGTAGCAGCATCAATATTCGGATTATTTTATTTAGGTTTCTTGCCAAGTCATTGGATTAAGTTAAGAAATCTTTTAGAGACTGATTTAACAAATAACTTCAACTTGATTCCCGCTGATTGGTCACCATCCATCACTTTTGGAATGCTAATAACTTTTTCTACATGTTTTATGATAGTTGGATTTGATATAGGTTCTTATTTTGTTGGTAAGAAGTTTGGCAATCATTCTCTATCTCCGATTTCACCTTCTAAAACTATTGAGGGTGTTATCGGTGGATTATTCTTTTCAATATTAATAGGATCCTATTTTGGATATTTACTTAGATGGGAATTTGGAATATTAATTGGAATATTTATTGGTGTTTTAGTAGCTTTATTTTCTTTGGTTGGAGACCTTACTGAATCTATGCTGAAAAGGAATGCAGGATTAAAAGATTCAGGTAATTTTTTACCTGGTCATGGAGGGATTCTCGATAGAATCGATAGTTATTTATTTACTCCAGCTATTGTATTTTATATAGTATTATTATTATCACCATTAATTATTTCCTGA
- a CDS encoding iron-containing alcohol dehydrogenase, translating to MFINNHSISPSNVVRGEGAWADSLDLITKLCKRPLIIGRSSSTKKIRTSFKKDLLLKGIQSISLDLDHDCCELDIKNAYLISKHNNCDGIIAAGGGKVLDAGKLIADLLGINCITVPLSASTCAGWTALSNIYTPDGKFVKDVTLKSCPNLLIFDHTIVRNAPPRTLASGMADAVAKWYESSLTSSSSQDGFVQQAVQMARVLRDQLFLNGQKAFLDPLSNSWETVAEGCALTAGIIGGLGGARCRTAAAHPIHNGLTQLAYTNKPLHGELVGFGLLVQLHLEEKNSTSQLPKQAKSQLLEFFSQLNLPISIESICLRNTTSNELYKACKFACNDDSDIHKLPFPINEKDLLEAIQSLQSFPTSSRIKINNT from the coding sequence ATGTTTATAAATAATCACAGCATTTCACCTTCAAATGTCGTTAGAGGTGAAGGGGCATGGGCTGACTCATTAGATCTAATAACTAAATTATGCAAAAGGCCTTTAATAATAGGTAGAAGTAGCTCTACAAAGAAAATAAGAACTTCATTCAAAAAAGATCTTCTTTTAAAAGGTATTCAATCAATCTCACTAGATTTAGACCATGATTGCTGTGAATTAGATATCAAAAATGCATATCTAATCTCAAAACACAATAACTGTGATGGGATTATTGCGGCAGGAGGTGGGAAAGTGCTTGACGCAGGAAAACTAATCGCTGATTTACTTGGTATTAATTGCATAACTGTTCCATTAAGTGCCTCCACATGTGCTGGATGGACCGCTTTATCTAATATTTACACTCCTGATGGAAAATTTGTAAAAGATGTAACTTTGAAAAGCTGTCCAAACTTATTGATCTTTGATCACACAATTGTTAGAAACGCCCCACCAAGAACACTTGCTAGCGGCATGGCCGATGCTGTCGCAAAATGGTACGAGTCTTCCCTAACAAGCAGTTCAAGCCAAGATGGCTTTGTTCAGCAAGCAGTTCAGATGGCTAGGGTTTTACGCGATCAATTATTTTTAAACGGTCAAAAGGCTTTCTTGGATCCATTAAGCAATTCTTGGGAAACTGTTGCAGAAGGATGCGCCTTAACTGCTGGAATAATAGGAGGGCTTGGGGGCGCAAGATGCAGAACAGCCGCAGCTCATCCTATACACAATGGATTAACACAACTCGCATACACTAATAAACCACTTCATGGAGAACTTGTTGGATTTGGCTTACTCGTGCAATTACATCTAGAAGAAAAAAATTCAACCAGTCAATTACCAAAACAAGCTAAATCACAACTTTTAGAGTTCTTCTCGCAACTCAATCTCCCTATTTCAATTGAGTCTATTTGTCTTAGGAATACCACCTCGAATGAACTATATAAAGCATGTAAATTCGCCTGTAATGATGACTCTGATATACATAAATTACCTTTCCCAATAAATGAAAAAGACCTTTTAGAGGCTATTCAAAGTTTACAATCCTTCCCAACAAGCTCCAGAATAAAAATAAATAATACTTAA
- the malQ gene encoding 4-alpha-glucanotransferase, with translation MKLERNSGILLHPTSLPDSPVCGSFGKPAREWLNELAAFGIGVWQFLPLAPTDSLGSPYSSPSSFALNPWFLDQNDLVRDGFLANNLEDFSSANDCFKNRVDFHLANSKVKSLRFSLVDDWYKQNRTIQEEFEIWCSKQFWLDDHSIFMELKIQNNDLPWWEWPEEYACRDKKELENWKKNNQKELLGHKLLQWHLDRQWQSIRELAKNLGIYLFGDVPFYVSKDSADVWGNRSLFSILTNSDTFLQSGVPPDYFSETGQLWGNPVYRWSRHKASRYRWWRKRISRHLEQVDFLRLDHFRALEAFWAIPGKDKTAENGLWLPSPGKQILSLIKKDCCGSLPLIAEDLGLVTSKVEKLRDDYELAGMKILQFAFDGNLDNPYLPENIKEENWIVYTGTHDNSTSLGWWREMDQGRKEQLRERIFDYENFTSWELIRIGMETKAKLFVAPMQDLLNLDDSCRLNKPGTTENNWSWRLPRNDLNIRDALKKYGDLAKANKR, from the coding sequence AGTTTCGGTAAACCTGCTCGAGAATGGCTTAATGAACTTGCTGCCTTTGGAATAGGTGTGTGGCAATTTTTACCTCTTGCTCCTACTGATTCACTTGGATCTCCATATAGCTCTCCATCAAGTTTTGCTTTGAACCCATGGTTCCTTGACCAAAATGATTTAGTGAGGGACGGATTCTTAGCTAATAACCTGGAAGATTTTTCTTCTGCAAATGATTGTTTTAAAAATAGAGTTGATTTTCATTTAGCAAATTCAAAAGTTAAGTCCTTACGTTTTTCTTTGGTTGATGATTGGTATAAACAGAATAGAACTATTCAAGAAGAATTTGAAATATGGTGCTCAAAACAATTTTGGTTAGATGATCATTCCATATTTATGGAACTTAAGATTCAAAACAATGATCTTCCATGGTGGGAATGGCCAGAAGAATATGCATGTAGGGATAAGAAAGAATTAGAAAATTGGAAAAAAAATAACCAAAAAGAATTATTAGGCCATAAACTTCTCCAGTGGCATTTAGACAGGCAGTGGCAATCAATCAGAGAGCTTGCGAAAAATCTAGGAATTTATTTATTTGGAGATGTCCCTTTTTATGTATCAAAAGATAGTGCTGATGTTTGGGGGAATCGGTCATTATTTTCTATTTTGACTAATTCAGATACATTCCTTCAAAGTGGAGTCCCACCTGATTATTTTTCTGAAACCGGTCAGCTCTGGGGTAACCCTGTTTATCGCTGGAGTAGGCACAAAGCAAGTAGATATAGATGGTGGAGAAAAAGAATTTCAAGACATCTAGAACAGGTTGATTTTTTACGCCTTGATCATTTTCGTGCCCTCGAAGCTTTTTGGGCAATTCCCGGCAAAGATAAAACAGCAGAGAATGGACTTTGGTTGCCCTCTCCAGGAAAACAGATACTAAGTTTAATCAAAAAAGATTGCTGCGGCTCTCTTCCATTAATTGCTGAAGACTTAGGTCTCGTAACCTCAAAAGTAGAGAAGTTACGCGATGATTATGAATTAGCAGGAATGAAGATACTTCAATTCGCTTTTGATGGGAATTTGGATAATCCGTATTTGCCAGAGAATATTAAAGAAGAAAATTGGATTGTTTATACAGGAACTCACGACAATTCAACTTCTCTTGGATGGTGGAGAGAAATGGATCAAGGTAGAAAAGAACAACTTAGAGAAAGGATTTTTGATTATGAGAATTTCACTTCTTGGGAATTGATTCGAATAGGCATGGAAACTAAAGCCAAATTATTTGTAGCACCTATGCAAGATTTGTTAAATCTTGATGATAGCTGTCGTTTAAATAAACCTGGCACAACAGAAAATAATTGGTCATGGAGATTACCGAGAAATGATTTAAATATTAGAGATGCTTTGAAAAAATATGGTGATTTAGCTAAAGCAAATAAAAGATAA
- a CDS encoding alpha/beta fold hydrolase produces MNQEVKKNIDTTNATKAYINEIRNQIIDNQASKLFEDLKWIQLENISSNKSDLFPTVLTGKGNKILLIHGFDSCFLEYRRLIPILKKKNKLIIPDLYGFGFCPRSSGNKYGFKYLMKHLNSILNHFSNNQPIGVIGASMGGALALELARQNPKKVNKLLLLSPAGLAGKNPKIPWPFNHLGAFFLSRPFVRRGLCKQAFADPTNSVGPAEEQIASIHLKVPGWQSSLADFAADGGVSGCGLPKPTQPLKIILGKYDRIIPNNEKEETYRNYNSNIEIALNSGHLPHLEEPKLVADAWGKLKK; encoded by the coding sequence TTGAATCAAGAAGTAAAGAAAAATATAGATACAACAAATGCTACGAAGGCATATATAAATGAAATACGAAATCAAATTATAGACAATCAAGCTAGTAAACTTTTTGAAGATTTAAAATGGATACAACTAGAGAATATTTCATCAAATAAATCTGATTTATTTCCAACAGTCTTAACAGGTAAAGGAAACAAAATTCTTCTTATTCATGGCTTTGATAGCTGCTTTCTTGAATATAGGCGTCTCATACCTATTCTAAAAAAGAAAAATAAATTAATCATTCCAGATCTATATGGATTTGGTTTTTGCCCTAGATCTAGTGGTAACAAATATGGATTTAAATATTTAATGAAACATTTGAATTCTATTTTAAATCATTTTTCAAATAATCAACCCATAGGAGTAATAGGTGCCTCAATGGGAGGAGCTTTAGCTCTAGAACTAGCGAGACAAAACCCAAAGAAAGTCAATAAATTACTACTTTTATCACCAGCAGGATTAGCAGGCAAAAACCCAAAAATCCCATGGCCATTTAATCATTTGGGGGCTTTTTTCCTTAGTCGACCTTTTGTCCGAAGGGGATTGTGTAAACAGGCATTCGCTGATCCAACAAATAGCGTAGGTCCTGCAGAAGAACAAATCGCCTCAATACATTTAAAAGTTCCGGGTTGGCAATCATCTCTAGCAGATTTCGCGGCAGATGGCGGAGTATCTGGCTGCGGACTCCCAAAACCCACTCAACCTCTAAAAATTATTTTAGGTAAATATGACAGAATCATTCCTAACAACGAAAAGGAAGAAACCTACAGAAACTATAACTCCAACATAGAAATAGCATTAAATTCAGGACATCTTCCACACCTGGAAGAACCAAAGTTAGTTGCTGATGCTTGGGGAAAACTAAAGAAATGA
- a CDS encoding ABC1 kinase family protein: MKYDFQRDLTWLISRPWILVPRFIQIVGAISLLLARLIFQGSSNEDKTQKKLAKFLLKTLIDLGPCFIKVGQALSTRPDLIRKDWLEELTNLQDNLPSFSHEKALEIIENELGKPASELFEEFPSKPIASASLGQVYKAKLFGDYWVAVKVQRPNLIFNIRRDIVIIKILGVLSAPILPLNLGFGLGEIIDEFGRSLFDEVDYKKEANNAEKFSNLFHNNNSVTIPTVERHLSTIKVLTTSWIDGTKLKDRNELIENNLNPSKLIRTGVISGIQQLLEFGYFHADPHPGNMFALEGHNGDLGNIAYVDFGMMDSISEVDRLTLTGAIVHLINNDFHSVAKDFQKLGFLSKEQDLKPLIPVLKEVLGSAIGKDVASFNFKEITNKFSELMFDYPFRVPARFALIIRAVISQEGLAIRLDPDFKIIDLAYPYVAKRLLTSDTNEMINILLDVIFDQNGHIRVERIENLFDVLVQDSSTPAKELIPVAGAGLKLLTSSRGSLIRKNLLMSIIKDERIDTKDMKQLIKLVRKTFNPLKMVSALTKQNNTQVA; this comes from the coding sequence ATGAAATACGATTTCCAAAGAGATTTAACTTGGTTGATTTCAAGGCCATGGATATTGGTTCCTAGATTTATTCAGATAGTTGGTGCAATATCACTTCTACTAGCAAGACTTATATTTCAAGGTTCAAGCAATGAAGACAAAACTCAAAAGAAACTAGCTAAATTTCTACTTAAAACACTTATTGATCTGGGTCCCTGTTTTATAAAAGTAGGGCAAGCACTTTCAACCAGGCCAGATCTAATAAGAAAAGATTGGCTCGAAGAATTAACAAACTTACAAGATAATTTACCATCATTTTCTCATGAAAAAGCACTTGAGATAATTGAAAATGAGCTAGGCAAGCCAGCAAGTGAACTTTTTGAAGAGTTCCCATCTAAACCAATAGCCTCAGCAAGTCTTGGGCAGGTTTATAAAGCAAAATTATTTGGCGATTATTGGGTAGCAGTAAAAGTTCAGAGGCCTAATCTAATTTTCAACATTAGGAGAGATATCGTAATTATAAAAATACTTGGTGTTCTTAGTGCGCCAATACTTCCATTAAATCTTGGGTTCGGACTAGGTGAAATAATAGATGAATTTGGAAGAAGTTTATTTGACGAAGTTGATTATAAAAAAGAAGCTAATAATGCAGAAAAATTTTCTAATCTCTTCCACAATAATAATTCAGTAACTATACCGACAGTAGAAAGACATTTATCAACTATAAAAGTATTAACTACAAGCTGGATTGATGGCACAAAACTAAAAGATAGAAATGAATTAATTGAAAATAATTTAAATCCTTCAAAACTTATAAGAACTGGTGTTATCAGCGGCATACAACAATTATTGGAATTTGGATATTTTCATGCAGATCCTCATCCAGGAAATATGTTTGCACTGGAAGGTCATAATGGTGATTTAGGAAATATAGCCTATGTAGATTTCGGAATGATGGACTCAATTTCAGAGGTAGATAGATTAACTCTTACTGGTGCAATTGTTCACCTGATCAATAATGATTTTCATTCTGTTGCGAAAGATTTTCAAAAGCTAGGTTTTCTAAGTAAAGAGCAGGACCTTAAGCCTCTAATACCTGTATTAAAAGAAGTGCTTGGAAGTGCAATTGGTAAAGATGTTGCATCTTTTAATTTTAAAGAAATTACCAACAAATTCTCCGAATTAATGTTTGATTATCCCTTTAGAGTACCCGCAAGATTTGCATTAATTATTAGAGCAGTAATTAGCCAAGAAGGACTTGCCATCCGATTAGACCCTGATTTTAAAATTATAGATTTAGCATATCCATATGTAGCGAAAAGATTACTCACTTCAGATACTAATGAGATGATAAATATATTATTAGACGTCATATTTGATCAGAATGGACATATAAGAGTTGAGCGAATAGAAAATTTATTTGATGTACTAGTCCAAGACTCGAGCACACCAGCTAAAGAACTAATACCAGTAGCAGGAGCAGGTTTAAAGCTTCTAACAAGCTCTAGAGGCTCACTAATAAGGAAAAATTTATTAATGAGTATTATTAAAGACGAAAGGATCGATACTAAAGATATGAAGCAATTAATCAAATTAGTACGGAAAACCTTCAATCCTTTAAAAATGGTTTCAGCTCTTACCAAACAAAACAACACACAAGTTGCGTAG
- a CDS encoding ATP-dependent Clp protease ATP-binding subunit, with the protein MFERFTEKAIKVIMLAQEEARRLGHNFVGTEQILLGLIGEGTGVAAKVLKSMGVNLKDSRVEVEKIIGRGSGFVAVEIPFTPRAKRVLELSLEEARQLGHNYIGTEHLLLGLIREGEGVAARVLENLGVDLTKVRTQVVRMLGETAEVTTGSGSSKGSAKTATLDEFGTNLTQLASESKLDPVVGRHSEIDRVIQILGRRTKNNPVLIGEPGVGKTAIAEGLAQRIQQGNIPDILEEKRVLTLDIGLLVAGTKYRGEFEERLKKIMEEIKSAGNVILVIDEVHTLIGAGAAEGAIDAANILKPALARGELQCIGATTLDEYRKHIERDAALERRFQPVMIGEPSIKDTIEILKGLRERYEQHHRLKITDEALDAAANLGDRYISDRFLPDKAIDLIDEAGSRVRLLNSKLPPEAKEVDKELRKIQKSKEEAVRDQNFTQAGELREKEVELRDKIRNLLQNIRQKPSTNENPNSNNVPQENNESSDQLITQSDDLKVSQPVVNEEDIAHIVASWTGVPVQKLTESESVKLLNMEDTLHQRLIGQDEAVKAVSKAIRRARVGLKNPNRPIASFIFSGPTGVGKTELTKALAAYFFGSEEAMIRLDMSEFMERHTVSKLIGSPPGYVGFNEGGQLTEAVRRRPYTVVLFDEIEKAHPDVFNLLLQLLEEGRLTDSKGRTVDFKNTLVIMTSNIGSKVIEKGGGGLGFEFSGENLEDTQYNRIKSLVNEELKQYFRPEFLNRLDEIIVFRQLSRDEVKDIAEIMLKEVFLRIKDKGISLTVSEDFKERLVEEGYNPSYGARPLRRAVMRLLEDSLAEEVLSGRIKDGDKAEVDIDESKKVIVKHLGKDGSKPELASATV; encoded by the coding sequence ATGTTTGAGAGGTTTACAGAAAAGGCAATAAAAGTGATCATGCTTGCCCAAGAAGAGGCAAGACGCCTTGGGCATAATTTCGTGGGAACAGAGCAAATCCTACTTGGGCTAATTGGTGAAGGTACTGGTGTTGCAGCTAAAGTTCTTAAATCAATGGGTGTTAACTTAAAAGATTCAAGAGTAGAAGTTGAAAAGATAATAGGAAGAGGTTCAGGATTCGTTGCCGTAGAAATTCCCTTCACACCAAGAGCAAAAAGAGTACTTGAACTTTCATTAGAAGAAGCTCGTCAACTAGGTCACAATTACATTGGTACCGAACATCTATTACTTGGTCTCATAAGAGAAGGTGAAGGAGTAGCAGCAAGAGTTCTAGAAAATTTAGGCGTTGATCTAACAAAAGTCAGGACGCAAGTTGTCAGAATGCTTGGTGAAACAGCAGAAGTTACAACAGGATCAGGTTCATCCAAAGGATCAGCGAAAACTGCAACACTTGACGAATTTGGAACAAACCTAACTCAGCTAGCTAGTGAATCAAAGCTTGACCCAGTAGTGGGAAGACATTCAGAGATTGATCGTGTAATTCAAATACTTGGAAGAAGAACAAAAAACAATCCTGTTTTAATAGGAGAGCCAGGGGTAGGGAAAACAGCTATTGCTGAGGGACTTGCTCAGAGAATTCAGCAAGGAAATATTCCTGACATACTTGAGGAGAAGAGAGTATTGACCCTTGATATTGGTTTACTTGTTGCGGGTACTAAATATAGAGGTGAATTTGAAGAAAGATTAAAAAAAATAATGGAAGAAATCAAATCGGCTGGGAATGTAATCCTAGTTATTGATGAAGTTCATACATTGATAGGCGCAGGTGCTGCTGAGGGAGCAATTGACGCTGCAAACATTTTAAAACCTGCCCTAGCAAGAGGAGAACTTCAATGTATTGGAGCTACAACTCTTGATGAATATCGCAAACATATTGAAAGAGATGCTGCATTAGAGCGAAGATTCCAACCCGTAATGATTGGAGAACCTTCAATTAAAGATACGATCGAAATACTTAAAGGATTAAGAGAGAGATATGAGCAACATCACAGATTGAAGATTACAGATGAAGCTCTAGATGCTGCTGCTAATCTTGGTGATAGGTATATCTCTGATCGTTTTTTACCTGATAAAGCTATAGACCTTATAGACGAAGCAGGAAGCCGAGTAAGATTACTCAACTCCAAATTGCCTCCTGAAGCAAAAGAGGTTGATAAAGAATTAAGAAAAATACAAAAGAGTAAAGAAGAAGCAGTAAGAGATCAAAATTTCACCCAAGCAGGAGAGCTCAGAGAGAAAGAAGTTGAACTTAGAGATAAGATAAGAAATCTTTTGCAAAATATAAGACAAAAACCATCAACAAATGAAAATCCCAATTCTAATAATGTTCCACAGGAAAATAATGAATCTTCAGACCAACTTATTACTCAGTCTGACGACTTAAAAGTTTCTCAACCGGTAGTTAACGAAGAAGACATTGCTCATATTGTTGCTTCATGGACTGGCGTACCTGTTCAGAAATTAACTGAAAGTGAATCAGTCAAACTTCTAAACATGGAAGATACATTGCATCAGAGACTGATTGGTCAAGACGAAGCTGTGAAAGCTGTTTCCAAAGCAATTAGGAGAGCTAGAGTAGGCCTAAAGAATCCAAACAGACCAATTGCTAGCTTTATTTTTTCTGGTCCAACGGGAGTTGGAAAAACTGAATTAACTAAAGCTTTAGCGGCCTATTTCTTTGGTAGTGAAGAAGCAATGATACGTCTAGACATGTCTGAATTCATGGAAAGACACACTGTTAGTAAATTAATAGGTTCTCCTCCAGGCTACGTAGGTTTCAATGAAGGTGGACAACTAACAGAAGCTGTAAGAAGAAGGCCCTATACAGTAGTTTTGTTCGATGAAATAGAAAAAGCTCATCCAGATGTGTTCAATCTTCTCCTTCAATTACTTGAAGAAGGGAGATTAACAGACTCAAAAGGAAGAACTGTTGATTTCAAAAATACTCTAGTAATAATGACCTCTAATATTGGATCTAAAGTTATAGAGAAAGGCGGAGGCGGATTGGGATTTGAATTCTCTGGTGAAAATTTAGAAGATACTCAATATAATCGAATTAAATCATTAGTAAATGAAGAACTAAAACAATATTTCCGCCCTGAATTTCTCAATAGATTAGATGAAATAATTGTATTTAGACAGCTTTCCAGAGACGAAGTCAAAGACATCGCAGAAATAATGTTGAAAGAAGTATTCTTGAGAATAAAAGATAAAGGAATATCATTAACTGTTTCAGAGGATTTCAAAGAAAGATTAGTTGAAGAAGGATACAATCCTTCTTATGGTGCAAGGCCTTTAAGAAGAGCTGTCATGAGGTTATTGGAAGATAGCCTTGCCGAAGAAGTTTTATCAGGAAGGATAAAAGACGGAGACAAAGCGGAGGTAGATATTGATGAAAGTAAAAAAGTAATTGTTAAACATCTTGGGAAAGATGGTTCCAAACCAGAATTAGCAAGCGCCACTGTTTAA
- a CDS encoding lysine decarboxylase gives MGLLNLLSTNRNENLFLPAHGRGNSLPKNIKTLLRLRPGIWDLPELFEIGGPLISEGAIAESQKSSAYEVGVDRCWYGVNGATGLLQSSLLALAHPGQAVLMPRNIHKSCIQACLFGGLTPLLFDVPYLTDRGHASVMDRKWLQRVLKKAKEYEDDIAAVVLVNPTYQGYSADMESLIKEIHSHSLPVLVDEAHGAYLISQIRPDLPKSAISFGADLVVHSLHKSASGLVQSAVLWSQGDKVDPFKIERAIELLQTSSPSSLLLASCESSIKELLESKGIKKLRLCIEEAEMLKDFLIKNEVPLLKNSDPLKIILHTSKFGLSGIEVDKSFIRKRMIGELAEPGTLTFCLGLSSHKRLGKRFVRIWNEILKACGKQKPCFFKRPPFGIVSKPYKSYSDSWGSNFEKVNLKDAIGRISVEMVCPYPPGIPLLIPGEILDEARVDWLIEQKSFWPEQISDFVRVIS, from the coding sequence ATGGGGCTTTTAAACTTGCTTTCTACTAATAGAAACGAAAATCTTTTTTTACCTGCACATGGAAGAGGAAATTCTCTCCCAAAAAACATAAAAACTCTATTGAGGCTTAGACCAGGTATTTGGGATTTGCCTGAGCTTTTTGAGATTGGCGGCCCGTTGATTAGTGAAGGAGCCATAGCCGAAAGTCAAAAGTCTTCTGCCTATGAAGTGGGTGTTGATAGATGTTGGTATGGAGTTAACGGAGCGACAGGTTTACTCCAAAGTTCATTGCTTGCTCTAGCTCATCCTGGGCAAGCTGTTCTCATGCCAAGAAATATACATAAAAGTTGTATTCAAGCATGCCTCTTTGGCGGCTTAACACCATTACTTTTCGATGTCCCTTATCTAACTGATAGAGGCCATGCCTCTGTTATGGATAGGAAATGGCTTCAGAGGGTTTTAAAAAAAGCAAAAGAATATGAAGATGATATAGCTGCGGTAGTTTTAGTTAACCCTACATACCAAGGATATTCTGCAGATATGGAATCTCTAATTAAAGAGATTCATTCTCATTCTTTGCCAGTTTTGGTTGATGAAGCTCATGGAGCTTACTTAATCAGTCAAATAAGACCAGATTTACCTAAGTCAGCTATATCTTTTGGTGCAGATCTTGTTGTTCACTCTCTACATAAATCTGCATCAGGTTTAGTTCAATCCGCGGTTTTATGGTCGCAAGGTGACAAGGTTGATCCATTTAAAATTGAAAGAGCTATTGAGTTGCTTCAAACTTCAAGCCCAAGCTCTCTCTTGTTAGCTTCTTGTGAAAGTTCAATAAAGGAACTTCTTGAATCTAAAGGGATAAAGAAACTAAGATTATGTATTGAAGAAGCTGAGATGTTAAAAGATTTTTTGATTAAAAATGAAGTTCCTCTTCTTAAAAACAGCGATCCACTAAAAATAATTCTTCACACGTCAAAATTTGGTTTGAGTGGTATTGAAGTTGATAAAAGCTTTATAAGAAAAAGAATGATTGGCGAATTGGCTGAGCCAGGAACGCTAACTTTTTGTCTTGGGCTCTCATCTCACAAGAGATTAGGAAAAAGATTTGTAAGAATTTGGAATGAAATCCTTAAAGCCTGTGGCAAACAAAAACCTTGTTTTTTTAAAAGACCACCTTTCGGTATCGTATCTAAGCCATACAAGTCATATTCTGACTCTTGGGGATCGAATTTTGAGAAGGTGAATCTAAAAGATGCTATTGGAAGAATTTCTGTTGAGATGGTTTGCCCTTATCCTCCTGGCATACCTTTATTGATTCCTGGTGAGATTTTGGACGAAGCTCGTGTTGATTGGTTGATAGAGCAAAAAAGCTTTTGGCCTGAACAAATTTCTGATTTTGTAAGAGTTATTTCGTGA